Proteins encoded within one genomic window of Polaribacter sp. NJDZ03:
- a CDS encoding ATP-dependent RecD-like DNA helicase, which translates to MINKTTDFYAELLKKFQFSPTIKQNKLLNLLSNFSFTEDTDALFLLKGYAGTGKTTSISAYVNSLGTIGKKAVLLAPTGRAAKVISLYSKRPAFTIHKKIYFPKKQSNGAVGFVLQPNKHRNTIFIVDEASMIPDSRQNQQLFDSGSLLDDLIRYVYSGHQCKLIFIGDTAQLPPVKLNISPALEEDTLVYDYHKNVTEIELDEVMRQHEDSGILANATLLRLMIQNDTTNFKFDIDFPDIVRLDDGYDIEDALVTAYESDGVEDTAFIVRSNKRANDYNQQIRMKIRGQENEISAGDYIMVVKNNYFWLKENSTAGFIANGDICEVLKIFSIKELYGFKFAEVEVRMIDYPDMQPFETVLLLDTLTSETPSLTYEESNRLYQAVKEDYAHLKSKSKQFMEIKKNLFFNALQVKFSYAMTCHKSQGGQWKTVFIEQPYLPEGVSKEYYRWLYTALTRAQEKLYLIGFKGEFFEE; encoded by the coding sequence ATGATAAATAAAACGACTGATTTTTACGCAGAATTATTGAAAAAATTTCAATTTTCACCAACAATTAAACAGAATAAATTACTAAATCTTCTAAGCAATTTTAGCTTTACAGAAGATACAGATGCTTTGTTTTTATTAAAGGGATACGCTGGTACTGGGAAAACAACAAGTATTAGTGCTTATGTTAATAGTTTGGGTACTATTGGTAAGAAGGCAGTTTTACTAGCACCAACTGGTAGAGCGGCTAAAGTAATTTCTTTATATTCTAAAAGACCAGCATTTACAATTCATAAAAAAATATATTTTCCAAAAAAACAGTCAAATGGTGCTGTAGGTTTTGTTTTGCAACCTAATAAGCATAGAAATACTATTTTTATTGTGGATGAAGCTTCTATGATTCCAGATAGTAGACAAAATCAGCAATTATTTGATTCTGGTTCTTTATTAGATGATTTAATTAGGTATGTATACTCTGGTCATCAATGTAAGTTGATATTTATAGGAGATACTGCTCAATTACCTCCTGTAAAGTTAAATATTAGTCCTGCTTTAGAAGAAGATACTTTGGTGTATGATTATCATAAAAATGTAACAGAAATTGAATTAGATGAAGTTATGCGTCAGCATGAAGATTCTGGTATTCTAGCAAATGCTACTTTGTTGAGGTTAATGATTCAAAATGATACTACTAATTTTAAGTTTGATATCGATTTTCCCGATATTGTAAGGTTAGATGATGGTTATGATATAGAAGATGCTTTGGTTACTGCTTATGAGAGTGATGGAGTAGAGGATACTGCATTTATTGTGCGTTCTAACAAAAGAGCTAATGATTATAATCAGCAAATTAGAATGAAAATTCGTGGGCAAGAAAATGAAATTTCTGCTGGGGATTATATAATGGTCGTAAAAAACAATTATTTCTGGTTAAAAGAAAATTCAACCGCAGGTTTTATTGCCAATGGAGATATTTGCGAGGTCTTAAAAATATTTTCTATTAAAGAGTTGTATGGTTTTAAATTTGCAGAAGTAGAGGTAAGGATGATTGATTACCCAGATATGCAGCCTTTTGAAACTGTTTTATTGCTAGATACCCTAACAAGTGAAACCCCTTCTTTAACTTATGAGGAATCTAATAGGTTATATCAAGCAGTAAAGGAAGACTATGCTCACTTAAAATCGAAGTCTAAACAGTTTATGGAAATTAAAAAGAATTTGTTTTTTAATGCATTACAAGTTAAGTTTTCTTATGCTATGACGTGTCATAAATCTCAAGGAGGACAATGGAAAACAGTGTTTATAGAGCAACCTTATTTACCAGAAGGTGTTTCTAAAGAATATTATAGGTGGTTGTATACTGCATTAACTAGAGCGCAAGAAAAATTATATTTAATTGGTTTTAAAGGGGAGTTTTTTGAGGAATAA
- a CDS encoding GNAT family N-acetyltransferase, with protein MNTLIKVIEVEEILTIIPLLTKLNSKTPLEILKERVIEMSKNTNYECIGLYVDEKLVGISGLWYTTRHYIGKSAEPDHVIIDESTRGQGLGKQFFNWINNHVKNKGCEAIELNAYSGNTKSHKFYYNEGYDIYGFHFLKVLRADKKFY; from the coding sequence ATGAATACGCTAATAAAAGTAATTGAAGTAGAAGAAATTTTGACAATAATTCCGCTTTTAACAAAATTAAACTCAAAAACTCCTTTAGAAATTTTAAAAGAACGAGTTATAGAAATGTCAAAAAACACCAATTACGAATGTATTGGCTTATATGTTGATGAAAAATTAGTAGGAATTTCTGGACTTTGGTACACTACAAGACATTATATAGGAAAATCTGCAGAACCAGATCATGTAATTATAGATGAATCTACCCGAGGACAAGGACTTGGAAAACAATTCTTTAATTGGATAAACAACCATGTTAAAAACAAAGGATGTGAAGCAATAGAATTAAATGCCTACTCAGGCAATACGAAGTCTCATAAATTCTATTATAATGAAGGATACGACATTTATGGTTTTCATTTTTTAAAGGTATTAAGAGCTGATAAAAAATTTTATTAA
- the ppk2 gene encoding polyphosphate kinase 2 — translation MEISPKNLKKLNSKKGLLALLSKEPLNIDRAIRYVDYQRKLDSLQVELIRLQKWAINNNERIIIVFQGRDAAGKGGAIRRLTERINPRHMRIVALPKPSEDEQSQWYFQRYVEQFPKAGEIVFFDRSWYNRAVVEPVNNFCTKEEYNVFMNQVNDFERMILESGIHLVKIYMSISKKEQAKRFADIKSDPLKQWKMTKLDEKAQLLWEDYTEYKKAMFQKTNTGLSPWKIIRANRKTEARINVINHILDRIPYDKNLEV, via the coding sequence ATGGAAATATCACCTAAAAATTTAAAAAAATTAAATTCTAAGAAAGGCTTGTTGGCTCTTTTATCTAAAGAACCTCTAAATATAGATAGAGCCATTAGATATGTAGATTACCAAAGAAAGCTTGACAGTTTACAGGTAGAATTGATCCGTTTACAAAAATGGGCTATCAATAATAATGAAAGAATAATTATTGTTTTTCAGGGAAGAGATGCTGCAGGTAAGGGAGGAGCAATTAGAAGATTAACAGAGCGTATCAATCCGCGTCATATGCGTATTGTAGCATTGCCGAAACCGTCGGAAGATGAGCAGTCTCAATGGTATTTTCAAAGATACGTAGAGCAGTTTCCTAAAGCAGGAGAAATAGTGTTTTTTGATAGAAGTTGGTATAATAGAGCGGTTGTAGAGCCTGTTAATAATTTTTGTACTAAAGAAGAATATAATGTCTTTATGAATCAGGTAAATGATTTTGAAAGAATGATTTTAGAATCGGGTATTCATTTAGTTAAAATATATATGTCTATTTCTAAGAAAGAGCAAGCAAAACGTTTTGCAGACATAAAAAGCGATCCATTAAAGCAATGGAAAATGACTAAGTTAGATGAGAAGGCACAATTGCTTTGGGAAGATTATACAGAGTATAAGAAAGCAATGTTTCAAAAAACAAATACAGGACTTTCTCCTTGGAAGATAATTAGAGCAAATAGAAAAACGGAAGCGCGTATAAATGTGATTAATCATATTTTAGATCGTATTCCTTATGATAAGAATTTAGAGGTTTAA
- a CDS encoding DUF3822 family protein, whose translation MIKKTVIKKNSRNTVTHSKDTKLSIQFNLDGFSFCIINNTTKETSYFSEYIFKEKQLTPENLLKKIEEIFKTDIHLQKDFLSVLVIHQNNLFSLVPDPYFSEDILSEYLNFNIKTLATDFIAYDDIESINAKNVYVPYVNINNYLFQNFGAFEYKHHLTVLIEKLISANNTADKKVFVNVSKENYDIVVLENKQLQFSNSFNFQTKEDFIYYILFTFEQLKLDVEKIAVFFTGNIEPESEIYKITYQYIRNVSFLESKNPIFNELDTSKHSNYILLNS comes from the coding sequence ATGATAAAAAAGACAGTGATAAAGAAGAATAGTAGAAATACTGTAACACACTCAAAAGATACAAAGTTATCCATCCAATTTAATTTGGATGGATTTTCTTTTTGTATCATAAATAATACTACAAAAGAAACAAGTTACTTTTCTGAATATATTTTTAAGGAAAAACAACTAACTCCAGAAAATCTCTTAAAGAAAATAGAAGAAATTTTTAAAACAGATATTCATTTACAAAAAGATTTTTTATCTGTATTAGTAATTCATCAAAACAATTTATTTTCACTGGTACCTGATCCATATTTTTCTGAAGACATACTTTCTGAATATCTTAATTTTAATATTAAAACATTAGCCACAGATTTTATAGCTTATGATGATATAGAAAGTATAAATGCAAAAAATGTATATGTACCCTATGTAAATATTAATAATTACTTATTTCAAAATTTTGGAGCGTTTGAATACAAACATCATTTAACTGTTTTAATTGAAAAATTAATTTCAGCTAATAATACTGCTGATAAAAAAGTGTTTGTAAATGTTTCTAAAGAAAATTACGATATTGTTGTATTAGAAAATAAACAATTACAATTTTCAAATTCATTTAATTTTCAAACAAAAGAAGATTTTATCTACTATATCTTATTTACATTTGAACAATTAAAGTTAGATGTAGAAAAAATAGCTGTATTTTTTACGGGAAATATTGAGCCAGAATCTGAAATATACAAAATCACGTATCAATACATTAGAAATGTTTCTTTTTTAGAAAGTAAGAACCCAATTTTTAATGAATTAGATACTTCTAAACATTCAAATTATATCCTTTTAAATTCATGA
- the ppk2 gene encoding polyphosphate kinase 2 yields MDIKEGLSSEDFQGVTNSKELLALIGEKNEACKKVKKTIIYNEELRLLQIELVKLQRWISNNNKRVAIIFEGRDAAGKGGNIRRFMEHLNPRSSRLVALNKPTEIEKGQWYFQRYIKELPNPGEIVFFDRSWYNRAVVEPVMGFCTDQQYKQFLVQVPEFEHMMYEDGVVIIKFWLSISKDEQLKRFEGRKENPLKRWKFSPVDKQGQILWDRYTHYKGEMFSKTHTSYSPWMMIKTNDKKVARLEAIRHVLSQFDYDDKEAKTVLNPDPNVVMRYYRSNTNID; encoded by the coding sequence ATGGATATTAAAGAAGGATTAAGTTCAGAAGACTTTCAGGGTGTTACCAACAGTAAAGAATTGTTAGCGCTTATAGGTGAAAAGAATGAGGCTTGTAAGAAAGTAAAGAAAACAATTATATATAATGAAGAGCTAAGGTTACTTCAAATAGAGTTGGTTAAATTACAAAGGTGGATTTCGAATAATAACAAGCGAGTTGCAATTATTTTTGAAGGACGAGATGCTGCCGGTAAAGGTGGTAATATTCGTAGATTTATGGAGCACTTAAACCCACGTTCTAGTAGATTGGTGGCCTTAAATAAGCCTACAGAAATAGAAAAAGGACAATGGTATTTTCAGCGGTATATTAAAGAATTACCAAACCCTGGTGAAATTGTTTTTTTTGATAGAAGTTGGTATAATAGAGCAGTTGTAGAGCCTGTTATGGGGTTTTGTACAGACCAACAATACAAACAGTTTTTGGTACAAGTGCCAGAGTTTGAGCACATGATGTATGAAGATGGTGTTGTTATTATTAAATTTTGGCTATCAATTAGTAAAGATGAGCAGCTAAAACGTTTTGAGGGCAGAAAAGAAAATCCATTAAAAAGATGGAAATTTAGCCCTGTAGATAAACAAGGTCAAATTCTTTGGGACAGATATACGCATTATAAGGGAGAAATGTTTTCAAAGACACACACCTCTTACAGTCCTTGGATGATGATAAAAACGAATGACAAAAAAGTAGCAAGGCTAGAAGCTATTAGACATGTTTTATCTCAATTTGATTATGACGATAAAGAAGCAAAAACAGTTTTAAACCCAGATCCTAATGTTGTAATGCGTTATTATAGATCTAACACTAATATAGATTAA
- a CDS encoding lipid A deacylase LpxR family protein codes for MKYLILSLVVFISSYSIAQEKFSKEISLITDNDLYVSTVRDRYYTSGVFLSYSYLSKNKKESLEKRILEWKISQEMYSPFKATVQDINNHDRPFAGYLYGSFGIKRIYKNNQIFSTTAQIGVIGANSYAEELQEFIHNVYGFKQAIGWEYQIKNAFALNYNAEYLKTILKNKSNNFDITWTNQVNLGTVYTNISTGVYSRIGLKPLQDLANSIAFDTNLNNEQTNYFREVESFFYIKPTLRYAAYDATLQGSFLNKTSPITNYLIPVVFDLELGLKFTVNRFNFGYSFHYNTNKSKDLRFTNGHRYGRIAINYLLH; via the coding sequence ATGAAATACTTAATACTAAGCCTAGTTGTCTTTATATCATCCTATTCAATTGCTCAAGAAAAATTTTCAAAAGAAATTAGTCTAATTACAGACAACGATTTATATGTTTCTACCGTTAGAGATCGATATTATACAAGTGGAGTCTTTTTAAGTTATAGCTATCTTTCTAAAAATAAAAAAGAGTCTTTAGAAAAACGTATTTTAGAATGGAAAATAAGTCAAGAAATGTACAGTCCATTTAAGGCCACTGTGCAAGACATTAATAACCATGATAGACCTTTTGCAGGTTATTTATATGGAAGTTTCGGAATAAAAAGAATCTATAAAAATAACCAAATTTTTAGCACCACTGCCCAAATTGGAGTAATTGGAGCTAATTCTTATGCCGAAGAATTACAAGAATTTATACATAATGTTTATGGTTTTAAACAAGCAATAGGCTGGGAATATCAAATAAAAAATGCTTTTGCGTTAAACTATAATGCAGAATATTTAAAAACAATTTTAAAAAATAAAAGTAATAATTTTGACATTACCTGGACCAATCAAGTAAACCTAGGCACAGTTTACACCAATATTTCTACCGGAGTTTATAGTAGAATTGGGTTAAAGCCTCTGCAAGACTTAGCAAACTCTATTGCATTTGATACAAATCTAAATAATGAACAAACAAATTATTTTAGAGAAGTAGAATCTTTTTTTTACATAAAACCAACGCTACGTTACGCCGCCTATGACGCTACTCTACAAGGAAGCTTCTTAAACAAGACTAGTCCAATTACCAACTATTTAATACCTGTTGTTTTTGACCTAGAATTAGGATTAAAATTTACCGTAAACCGTTTTAACTTTGGATACTCATTTCATTACAACACAAATAAATCTAAAGATTTAAGATTTACAAACGGACATAGATATGGCAGAATTGCAATTAACTATCTACTGCATTAA